The DNA region ATTTTGCAGGGAACTATGTCAGTTGCATGAATTTGCGCCGGCCGCGTGATCAAGAGCCTCGGCTACCCACATATTGAGGGACTTCCCGTCATGGGTTGCCTTGGTGACGATGCGCTGGTGCAGTTCAGGCGAGATGCGCACGTTGAATTTACCGGAGTACGGTTTTTGCGGGGCCTTGCCGTTTAGAGCGCAGAACTCAAGGTAATCATCAATGGAGTCGGCCATGGCCTGTTTGAGTTCATCGATGGACCGGCCTTGAAACGTGATGACGTCCGCCAGGTGAAGGATTTCGCCGTGGAAGATGTCCTCTGTGGGCTCGTAGGCGAATTTTCCCTGGTATCCTTTGTACGACAAGATGTTCATGGGTGTACTCCCGCGTTTTCCAGAAATCTACGCAGTGACTTGAGAGTTCCTTTGTCCGTGGTCGGTCTGGGGTGCGGGCGATGGAACACGGCGAATCTGCCGTTTAGTTCAATGCGTACCCGCGATCCCCGGCCTTCGCTGAGCCTGGCTCCAAGTGCTTGCAGCATGGATTCGATTTCAGCCCATGAAATTGATGCGCTCGGAGGATCGGCAAAGACTGCTTGCAGGTTTTTTCGTTGCCGATTGTTCATGGCCTTTATGGTACTGTTTTTTGGTGGCGGGTCAAGATCATCTGAATCCGGTTCTGCTCTAGCGCTCAATAATCAAATTCCTGAGCGTCCCCCTGTTCCAGGTATCCCGTCCTGACAATGTCGGGATGCCCGCCATGTTCAGAATATCCGCCAATGCCGCGTAGCTTTGGCCAGGGCTGTCTTGTCGTTCCCGTAGCAGCCATTGGCGGATAGCTTCCTTGTCGGGCTTGCCTTCAAATACGGACGCGCGGACAAATTCAAGATCGGCATGGACGTAGCTTTCCATGGGTGCGTCCTGGTCAATTTGTAACTTCTGCAGGTCCAGCTCTGTTTCCATGGGCAGGGGTTCCAGGCCAAGTTCCTGCTCCAGCCGCTCCAGCCGGGTGGAGATTTCCAGGGCGAACTTGTATAACTGTGTGAGGGCTGCGTTAATCTGTGGGACAAGATCGCCGGGGATGCTGGTGGTCAGGTCGGTGAGCTGGGTTTGGAGGTTGGAGAGGGCGGGGTGGAGGTGGGTTAGGATGTTTTGCTCAACTGTTCGCACGTCCACAAGGAAATCATCTGGGTTGTGATTGAAACGCTCCTGTTCGGATTGGTTGGTACCTGGAGCTACAGGTTCGTACCCGCCTAGGTTCGTGTTTACCGGTACTCCCAAGCTTGTCCCGGTATGGGCTGGCTCTTGCTGGTTTGTCTCGGTCTGACTTGGTTCGGTCTGGTTAGTATTGGTCCGTATTGGCTCTTCTTGGTTTGTACTGGTAAGGACTGGTCTTCCCTGGTCCGTATTGGCAGTGTTAAGTTTGTAAATCCATTCCGTAACCCACTCTTTTATCTCAGGATCGTCGGGGGGAAAGTCTGCCTCTTGAAATAGCTGTCGGATCATGTTGAACGTGTAGCCTTCCTCCCTAAGAACAGAGATTAGGCGAAAAAGATCCACACATTCAGCAGGATACTTGCAGAGGTATCCGTCGAATCTGTTTGGCAGCAACTCCTGTAGTTGGTTTTTGTAATTTACAACCATTTTGTAATTTACGTTGAGTTCGCGCGCAATCTCGCGCATCGACAACAAACTTTTCTCAGTCATAACATCATTCTCCTTGGTGCTGGCCCCGACATCAGGCCGCGCCAGCACCATTTGACATCAAAAAAGGCGGCATCAGCGGTTATCCGCTTCGCCACCCACCACAAGCACCCATCGAACAGGGTGCGTATCTTCACATGCCCTTTGTATCTATCTGGAATTTATAGGATGGGTGAGGGTGTCACCCACCGGAGGTTGCTTCACCCACCGCATACCCACCAAGGTCGGTCTGGTAATGCCAAGTCTTGTTCTTACATTCCAGCGGGTTCAGTCTCATTTTCCACCTTCCACTTTCCGACCACATGACCCAAAGTTTCGGCTGCATCGAGCAAGGTTTCGTCGGATAAATGCGCATACCTTTGCGTGGTCGAGATCTGTGCGTGGCCCAAAAGTTTCTGGACTTCGTACAGGCTGCGACCGGAATTGACCAGAAAGCTGGCAAAGCTGTGCCGCAGATCATGAATACGCACATCTGCAAGGCCAGCTTCTTTTCTGATTTTGTCCCAGGTCCAGTGCAGCTGTAAAATCGGCTTGCCTGTGTCCGGGTTAGGAAAGACATACACCGGATGTTTGCCGCGCTGACGCTCAAGCACAGCCAAGGCTCCTGTAGACAACGGCACTACTTTGACTTTTTTGGCTTTGTTTCGCTCCATGGGCAGAGTCCACAAGGCTTTATCCAGATTGATTTCGGACCAGGGCAGATGTGTGACCTCTTTTTTCCTGGCTCCGGTCAGCAGCAGGAATTCGATGATCTCTGGGATTACAGGCCTGTCGCTTTGGCTCAACGCAGTCAAAAGTCGATGCATTTCCTCTTCGGTCAGGAAGCGCTCTTTGTGTGCAGGATCATAAACATTACCTGTCGCCCGTGTGGGTGCTTTGTCGATCACTTCCCACTTCTCGGCCATGTTGAAGATGTGTTTGACCAAGGCCATGTAACGGTTGACTGTGCCTGCCTTGAGGCCGCCACTGATGAGGCTGTTTTGTATGGCGAGCAGGTCACTTGGGACAAAACTGTGCATCTGGCGATGCCCCCACAGGCGTAGGAGGCGTTGCTCAATGATTTTCTGATCCAGCTCCCAGCTTCGCTTGTATGTTTTGACATACGCCAGGTACTGGTTTGATGCGAAGTCTTTGAACGTCGGCATCACTTTGAGCTTGTTTTGTTCCGCCCGTGGGTCAAAGCCAATTACGGCCTGGCTTTTCAAGGCTTGGGCTGTGCTCCTGGCGTTTTCGACGGAGATGGTTTCCGGCGTGCCGATTCTGATCTGTCTGATTTTTCCGTTCTTGTCCCGGTACCGCAGATAATACGTAGCCGTGCCGGTTTTGCGTACTTCAAGCAGAAAGCCCGGCAGTGCGGAGTCAAAATAGTCGACCTTGGCCTTGTCTTTGGGTTTTGGCGGGTTGACCACGAACTGTGGCCTGAGATGAATCTTTGGCATAAATCCCTCCTTTTAATCTTATAACAAAAAGAGGGGGTTATTTTTGAATAGAGCTATTTGAGGCGAGAATGGCTTCTGGCGGACTTGGTTCGTCTGGCTATGTCTCGGGCTGGAAAGTTGCCCAGAGTCGCCTTAGCGGCTAAATACGGGGCATGTTTATGAAGGGAGGGCTTTGGGGAAAACCCTCCCTGAGCTAACGGGATATAGAATTATC from Spartobacteria bacterium includes:
- a CDS encoding type II toxin-antitoxin system HicB family antitoxin, with translation MSYKGYQGKFAYEPTEDIFHGEILHLADVITFQGRSIDELKQAMADSIDDYLEFCALNGKAPQKPYSGKFNVRISPELHQRIVTKATHDGKSLNMWVAEALDHAAGANSCN
- a CDS encoding type II toxin-antitoxin system HicA family toxin — encoded protein: MNNRQRKNLQAVFADPPSASISWAEIESMLQALGARLSEGRGSRVRIELNGRFAVFHRPHPRPTTDKGTLKSLRRFLENAGVHP
- a CDS encoding MerR family transcriptional regulator translates to MVLARPDVGASTKENDVMTEKSLLSMREIARELNVNYKMVVNYKNQLQELLPNRFDGYLCKYPAECVDLFRLISVLREEGYTFNMIRQLFQEADFPPDDPEIKEWVTEWIYKLNTANTDQGRPVLTSTNQEEPIRTNTNQTEPSQTETNQQEPAHTGTSLGVPVNTNLGGYEPVAPGTNQSEQERFNHNPDDFLVDVRTVEQNILTHLHPALSNLQTQLTDLTTSIPGDLVPQINAALTQLYKFALEISTRLERLEQELGLEPLPMETELDLQKLQIDQDAPMESYVHADLEFVRASVFEGKPDKEAIRQWLLRERQDSPGQSYAALADILNMAGIPTLSGRDTWNRGTLRNLIIER
- a CDS encoding site-specific integrase produces the protein MPKIHLRPQFVVNPPKPKDKAKVDYFDSALPGFLLEVRKTGTATYYLRYRDKNGKIRQIRIGTPETISVENARSTAQALKSQAVIGFDPRAEQNKLKVMPTFKDFASNQYLAYVKTYKRSWELDQKIIEQRLLRLWGHRQMHSFVPSDLLAIQNSLISGGLKAGTVNRYMALVKHIFNMAEKWEVIDKAPTRATGNVYDPAHKERFLTEEEMHRLLTALSQSDRPVIPEIIEFLLLTGARKKEVTHLPWSEINLDKALWTLPMERNKAKKVKVVPLSTGALAVLERQRGKHPVYVFPNPDTGKPILQLHWTWDKIRKEAGLADVRIHDLRHSFASFLVNSGRSLYEVQKLLGHAQISTTQRYAHLSDETLLDAAETLGHVVGKWKVENETEPAGM